A window from Patescibacteria group bacterium encodes these proteins:
- the murJ gene encoding murein biosynthesis integral membrane protein MurJ, translating into MIKRLFNKEINSITVAAILVALSSLVSRLLGVYRDRILAGQFGAGATLDAYYAAFRVPDLMFNLLVLGALSAGLIPVFTSLIKDFKGTVLNLFGLENSEAWRLINNVLNLMLISLALLSVLGIIFAGPLIRTIVAPGFSPELQDKTIALSRIMFLSPILLAISSIFSGVLQSFKRFFVYSLAPIMYNIGIIIGALFFVPLWGIYGLAWGVVAGALLHMLIQMPTVFALGYKYVPFLDLRDGNLRKILTMMVPRTLSLAVSQLNLVVITAIASTLAIGSLTVFNLANNLQFFPIGIFGVSFAIAAFPALSAAALDNKKVVSNFSSALRQILFFIVPSTVLLLVLRAQIVRVILGSGQFSWDNTVLTFNTLGFFSISLFAQATIPLLIRVFYAREDSRTPFIIGLIAVVANLFLSFYFSAQLGVGGLALAFSIASIFNFALLWLLLHFSLGDMDETRIFISVLKFSLAATACGFVAQEMKGIIWPFIDMTKFWGVLAQGLVAGLCGLIAYALVCWLLRSEEMASFISSAKSRLLRIMAKNRPTSIETIEEP; encoded by the coding sequence ATGATTAAAAGATTATTCAACAAAGAAATCAACAGTATTACCGTGGCGGCGATTTTGGTCGCCTTGTCTTCGCTTGTTAGCCGCTTGCTGGGGGTTTATCGCGATCGCATTTTAGCCGGACAGTTCGGCGCCGGCGCGACGCTTGATGCTTATTACGCCGCTTTTCGCGTGCCGGATCTGATGTTCAATCTTCTGGTGCTCGGCGCTTTGTCCGCCGGCTTGATCCCGGTTTTTACTTCGCTGATCAAAGATTTCAAAGGCACGGTGCTGAATCTTTTCGGCTTGGAGAATAGCGAAGCCTGGCGACTAATCAATAATGTTTTGAATTTAATGCTGATCAGCTTGGCGCTGCTTTCAGTTTTGGGAATTATTTTTGCCGGACCGCTGATCAGAACGATCGTCGCGCCGGGATTTTCTCCGGAATTGCAGGATAAGACCATCGCCTTAAGCCGGATAATGTTTTTGTCGCCGATACTTTTGGCTATCTCCAGTATTTTTAGCGGCGTATTGCAATCTTTCAAAAGATTTTTTGTTTATTCGCTCGCGCCGATTATGTACAATATCGGCATTATCATCGGCGCTTTATTTTTCGTGCCGCTTTGGGGAATTTACGGCTTAGCCTGGGGCGTGGTGGCCGGCGCTCTTTTGCATATGCTGATCCAAATGCCGACAGTCTTCGCTTTGGGTTACAAGTATGTTCCGTTTTTAGACTTGCGCGACGGCAATCTGCGGAAGATTTTAACGATGATGGTGCCGCGCACTTTGAGTCTGGCGGTTTCGCAATTGAATTTAGTGGTGATCACGGCGATTGCCTCCACCTTAGCCATTGGTTCATTAACGGTTTTTAATCTGGCCAATAATCTGCAATTTTTCCCCATTGGCATTTTCGGCGTTTCTTTCGCCATTGCCGCTTTCCCGGCTTTGTCCGCCGCCGCGCTTGATAATAAAAAAGTGGTGAGCAATTTTTCTTCCGCCTTAAGGCAAATCTTATTTTTTATCGTTCCGTCCACGGTTTTGCTTTTAGTCCTCCGCGCCCAGATCGTCCGCGTCATTTTGGGGTCGGGCCAATTCAGCTGGGACAATACGGTTTTGACTTTTAATACTTTGGGATTTTTTTCCATCAGTCTATTCGCCCAGGCTACCATTCCGTTATTGATCAGGGTTTTTTACGCCCGCGAAGATTCCCGCACCCCTTTCATTATCGGTTTGATCGCGGTGGTCGCCAATTTATTCTTATCTTTTTATTTTTCCGCCCAGCTCGGCGTCGGCGGTTTGGCTTTGGCTTTCTCGATTGCCAGCATTTTTAATTTTGCTCTGCTCTGGCTCTTGCTTCACTTTTCTTTGGGCGATATGGATGAAACCCGGATCTTCATCTCCGTTTTGAAATTTTCTTTAGCAGCAACAGCTTGCGGCTTTGTCGCCCAGGAAATGAAAGGGATCATCTGGCCGTTCATCGATATGACCAAGTTCTGGGGAGTTTTGGCCCAAGGGTTGGTTGCCGGTCTTTGCGGTCTGATCGCTTATGCCCTGGTTTGCTGGCTGTTGCGAAGCGAAGAAATGGCCAGCTTTATTTCTTCCGCCAAAAGCCGCCTCTTAAGAATAATGGCGAAAAACCGCCCGACTTCA